One window from the genome of Streptomyces sp. NBC_00287 encodes:
- a CDS encoding TetR/AcrR family transcriptional regulator, which produces MNSQQRVAVVRPRARGTERSAARRAELIAIGRRLFADTSYDALSMDDIARQAHVAKGLIYYYFQSKRGYYLAIINDSVADLVTYAASGVELPPVERVHRTIDSYLRYAEHNQAAYRTIVSGGVGFDAEVHAIRDGVREAIVATIAEGAYGRTDIAPLARMGLLAWVCSVEGAALDWTDHPELSRDTMRELLVKTLGGALRAIEELDPAYPAPEPARREA; this is translated from the coding sequence TTGAATAGTCAGCAGCGCGTTGCCGTCGTCCGTCCCCGGGCGCGCGGCACCGAGCGATCGGCGGCCCGCCGCGCCGAACTCATCGCCATCGGGCGGAGATTGTTCGCCGACACGTCCTATGACGCGCTGTCGATGGACGACATCGCGCGGCAGGCGCATGTGGCCAAGGGACTGATCTACTACTACTTCCAGTCCAAGCGCGGCTATTACCTGGCGATCATCAACGACTCCGTCGCCGATCTGGTCACCTACGCGGCGAGCGGGGTCGAACTGCCCCCGGTGGAGCGGGTCCACCGCACGATCGACAGCTATCTGCGCTACGCCGAGCACAACCAGGCCGCCTACCGCACGATCGTCAGCGGCGGCGTCGGCTTCGACGCCGAGGTGCACGCCATCCGGGACGGGGTGCGCGAGGCGATCGTCGCGACCATCGCCGAGGGCGCGTACGGCCGTACCGACATCGCCCCGCTGGCCCGGATGGGCCTGCTGGCCTGGGTGTGCAGCGTCGAGGGCGCCGCCCTGGACTGGACGGACCATCCCGAACTCTCCCGCGACACCATGCGCGAACTGCTGGTGAAGACCCTGGGCGGCGCCCTGCGCGCGATCGAGGAGCTGGACCCCGCCTACCCGGCCCCCGAGCCCGCCCGCCGCGAGGCATGA
- a CDS encoding SCO1431 family membrane protein, translating to MSTNAATLTRVRTGGPKEDGPKVLEHVMGWTLVVVVAMLVTQLGLI from the coding sequence ATGAGTACGAATGCTGCCACCCTCACCCGAGTGCGCACCGGCGGTCCGAAGGAAGACGGCCCGAAGGTCCTCGAACACGTCATGGGCTGGACCCTCGTCGTGGTCGTCGCGATGCTCGTGACCCAGCTCGGTCTGATCTGA
- a CDS encoding peptidase C39 family protein, which yields MSRSEQPSRRTVLTAAVAAAVAGGAGAVPAAAAGTPGAADAAQAAARQIDNRAWTTYTDWRSGTAKGTRAVAGARPGVVIGAPIGLADYTDPHTGTTATWEYATWTSPVHRLAVPSTEAIASWNAHTPAGTWLQVELKGTYSDGTDTPWYVMGRWAAGDQDIKRTSVDDQTDDKSTIWTDTFAIDDPATGLRLTSYRLRLTLYRKPGTKKTPTVWRLGAMGSDVPDRFTVPASTPGLAQELAVPRYSQDIHVGQYPEYDNGGEAWCSPTSSQMIIEYWGGRLTEEQLAWVDPSFADPQVCHAARFTYDHQYAGCGNWPFNAAYAATFKDLQGVVTRLGSLTDLETLIAAGIPAITSQSFLKEELTGAGYGTSGHLMTVIGFTAEGDVVANDPASPSNAAVRRVYRRREFENIWLRTKRYNASGKVVSGTGGVCYLYFPARPSVRQHMALAAVGVR from the coding sequence ATGAGCAGATCCGAACAGCCGTCCCGCAGAACCGTTCTGACCGCCGCGGTCGCCGCAGCCGTGGCCGGCGGCGCAGGAGCGGTCCCGGCCGCAGCCGCCGGCACCCCCGGAGCGGCCGACGCCGCGCAGGCCGCGGCCCGCCAGATCGACAACCGGGCCTGGACGACGTACACCGACTGGCGCTCCGGCACCGCGAAGGGCACCCGCGCCGTCGCGGGCGCCCGTCCCGGCGTGGTGATCGGCGCCCCCATCGGCCTCGCCGACTACACCGACCCGCACACCGGCACCACCGCCACCTGGGAGTACGCCACCTGGACCTCGCCCGTCCACCGGCTTGCCGTGCCCTCGACCGAGGCCATCGCCTCCTGGAACGCGCACACCCCGGCCGGCACCTGGCTCCAGGTCGAGCTGAAGGGCACCTACTCCGACGGCACCGACACTCCCTGGTACGTCATGGGCCGCTGGGCCGCCGGTGACCAGGACATCAAGCGGACCTCCGTCGACGACCAGACCGACGACAAGTCCACGATCTGGACCGACACCTTCGCCATCGACGACCCGGCAACGGGCCTGCGTCTGACCTCGTACCGGCTGCGCCTCACCCTCTACCGCAAGCCGGGGACGAAGAAGACCCCTACCGTGTGGCGGCTGGGCGCGATGGGTTCCGACGTCCCGGACCGCTTCACCGTCCCGGCCTCCACACCCGGTCTCGCCCAGGAGCTGGCGGTCCCGCGCTACTCGCAGGACATCCACGTCGGCCAGTACCCCGAGTACGACAACGGCGGCGAGGCCTGGTGCAGCCCCACCTCCTCGCAGATGATCATCGAGTACTGGGGCGGCCGGCTCACCGAGGAGCAGCTCGCCTGGGTCGACCCGAGCTTCGCCGACCCGCAGGTGTGCCACGCGGCCCGGTTCACCTACGACCACCAGTACGCGGGCTGCGGCAACTGGCCCTTCAACGCGGCCTACGCGGCCACTTTCAAGGACCTCCAGGGCGTGGTCACCCGGCTCGGCTCGCTGACCGACCTGGAGACGCTGATCGCGGCGGGGATCCCGGCCATAACGTCCCAGTCGTTCCTGAAGGAGGAGCTGACCGGCGCGGGATACGGCACCTCCGGGCATCTGATGACCGTGATCGGTTTCACCGCGGAGGGCGATGTGGTCGCCAACGACCCGGCCTCGCCCAGCAACGCGGCGGTGCGGCGGGTCTACCGCAGGCGGGAGTTCGAGAACATCTGGCTGAGGACCAAGCGGTACAACGCCAGCGGCAAGGTCGTCTCGGGCACCGGAGGCGTCTGCTACCTGTACTTCCCGGCCCGTCCGTCGGTGCGCCAGCACATGGCGCTCGCGGCGGTGGGCGTGCGCTGA
- a CDS encoding uridine kinase family protein has translation MHDLAARLNRLPASCGPVRLIGIDGHAGSGKSTFAERLARVLGGAPVLRLDDIASHDELFDWTDRLRTQVIEPLSHGETAHYAPYDWRACRFREPVALPPAPVVLVEGVGAGRRALRPYLAFLLWMDLPQAESWARGRSRDGAEQREFWDGWVGAEQKHFAVDPSRPFADVLVRQCAKGYELRPGPAGTVEMDQLITLSEGPSAMW, from the coding sequence ATCCACGACCTCGCCGCACGGCTCAACCGTCTCCCCGCGTCCTGCGGTCCCGTCCGACTGATCGGTATCGACGGGCACGCCGGGTCCGGGAAGTCCACGTTCGCCGAGCGGTTGGCGCGGGTGCTGGGCGGGGCTCCGGTGCTGCGGCTCGACGACATCGCCAGCCATGACGAGCTGTTCGACTGGACGGACCGGCTGCGAACCCAGGTGATCGAGCCCCTCTCCCACGGGGAGACGGCTCATTACGCCCCCTACGACTGGCGCGCCTGCCGCTTCCGGGAGCCCGTCGCCCTGCCGCCCGCCCCGGTCGTCCTCGTCGAGGGGGTCGGCGCCGGGCGGCGCGCGCTGCGGCCGTATCTGGCCTTCCTGCTGTGGATGGATCTTCCGCAGGCGGAGTCCTGGGCGCGCGGCCGCTCGCGGGACGGCGCGGAGCAACGGGAGTTCTGGGACGGCTGGGTCGGGGCGGAACAGAAGCATTTCGCCGTGGACCCCTCGCGCCCCTTCGCCGACGTATTGGTACGGCAGTGCGCGAAGGGGTACGAGTTGCGTCCCGGGCCTGCCGGGACCGTAGAAATGGACCAGCTCATCACGCTGAGTGAGGGACCATCCGCAATGTGGTGA
- a CDS encoding AAA family ATPase, giving the protein MDFGMQGPEAPADLAWLRGVDAYTMGAYPQAEEEFRTAVRIDPGMADGWLGLHALRVDTTTALLRMFRHRDRFGEQRARHRRTLNSWYWLGWWVQPVLESPRDLLLAHASHWLDGRHVPELDRALAGLPPVDADAQVRFLHACRAYLVKDWEQLVRHTDPLLDDPMLGIEAGLFGGMARVRLEMYGQAEPLLSAALMRCRSEQPQRKELRYWLARAHEGTGRSAAALPLYRAVHRVDPAFMDTSARLAAIAEGDGYEETGDLAPITLTGLGQDSVDGPDSLDPIFGEGRELKLSGPDLPPSGPLPPVPDPGVRERASLSGQPLPAGPTDPALLEEALAELERMVGLEPVKRQVKALSAQLNMARLRAGQGLPVQPPKRHFVFSGPSGTGKTTVARILGRVFYALGLLGGDHLVEAQRADLVGEYLGQTAVKANELIDSALGGVLFVDEAYSLSNSGYGKGDAYGDEALQVLLKRAEDNRDHLVVILAGYPEGMDRLLAANPGLSSRFTTRVDFPSYRPLELTSIGEVLAAENGDVWDEEALDELRSIAGHVVDQGWIDELGNGRFLRTLYEKSCAYRDLRLTTYPGALTRDDLSTLRLPDLMQAYGEVLSGRGPQDPPGL; this is encoded by the coding sequence ATGGACTTCGGCATGCAGGGCCCCGAGGCCCCGGCCGACCTCGCCTGGTTGCGAGGCGTGGACGCCTACACCATGGGCGCTTATCCGCAGGCGGAGGAGGAGTTCCGCACCGCGGTGCGGATCGATCCCGGCATGGCCGACGGCTGGCTCGGCCTGCACGCGCTGCGCGTGGACACGACAACCGCGCTGCTGCGGATGTTCCGGCACCGGGACCGCTTCGGGGAACAGCGCGCCCGGCACCGCCGTACTCTCAACTCCTGGTACTGGCTGGGCTGGTGGGTGCAGCCGGTGCTGGAGAGCCCGCGCGATCTGCTGCTCGCGCACGCCTCGCACTGGCTGGACGGCCGGCATGTGCCGGAGCTGGACCGGGCGCTCGCCGGTCTGCCGCCGGTGGACGCCGACGCCCAGGTCCGCTTCCTGCACGCCTGCCGGGCCTATCTGGTCAAGGACTGGGAACAGCTCGTCCGGCACACCGACCCGCTGCTCGACGACCCCATGCTCGGGATCGAGGCCGGACTCTTCGGCGGCATGGCCCGGGTCCGGCTCGAGATGTACGGCCAGGCCGAACCGCTGCTCTCGGCGGCCCTGATGCGCTGCCGCAGCGAACAGCCGCAGCGCAAGGAGCTGCGGTACTGGCTGGCGCGGGCCCATGAGGGCACCGGCCGGTCGGCCGCCGCGCTCCCCCTCTACCGGGCCGTGCACCGCGTCGACCCCGCCTTCATGGACACCTCGGCCCGGCTCGCCGCCATCGCCGAGGGCGACGGGTACGAGGAGACCGGCGATCTCGCGCCGATCACGCTCACCGGTCTCGGCCAGGACTCCGTCGACGGGCCCGACTCACTCGACCCCATCTTCGGCGAGGGGCGTGAGCTGAAGCTCTCCGGCCCCGATCTGCCGCCGTCCGGGCCGCTTCCCCCGGTGCCCGACCCGGGTGTCCGCGAGCGGGCGAGCCTTTCCGGCCAGCCGCTGCCTGCCGGGCCCACGGACCCCGCATTACTCGAGGAGGCGCTCGCCGAACTCGAGCGCATGGTGGGCCTGGAGCCGGTCAAGCGCCAGGTCAAGGCGCTGTCCGCGCAGTTGAACATGGCCCGGCTGCGGGCGGGGCAGGGACTGCCGGTCCAGCCGCCCAAACGGCACTTCGTCTTCTCCGGCCCCTCCGGCACCGGCAAGACCACGGTCGCGCGCATTCTGGGCAGGGTGTTCTATGCCCTGGGGCTGCTCGGTGGTGACCATCTGGTGGAGGCGCAGCGGGCCGATCTCGTGGGCGAGTACCTCGGGCAGACGGCCGTGAAGGCGAACGAGCTGATCGACTCCGCGCTGGGTGGGGTGCTGTTCGTCGACGAGGCGTATTCGCTGTCCAACTCCGGGTACGGCAAGGGCGATGCGTACGGCGACGAGGCGCTGCAGGTGCTGTTGAAGCGGGCGGAGGACAACCGGGACCACCTGGTCGTGATCCTCGCCGGCTACCCCGAGGGCATGGACCGCCTGCTGGCCGCCAACCCCGGGCTGTCCTCCCGCTTCACCACCCGCGTGGACTTCCCCTCCTACCGGCCCCTCGAACTCACCTCCATCGGTGAGGTGCTCGCCGCGGAGAACGGTGACGTGTGGGACGAGGAGGCGCTGGACGAGCTGCGCTCCATCGCCGGGCATGTGGTGGATCAGGGGTGGATCGACGAGCTGGGGAACGGGCGGTTCCTGCGGACGCTGTACGAGAAGAGCTGCGCGTATCGGGATTTGCGGTTGACGACGTATCCGGGGGCTTTGACTCGGGACGACTTGTCGACACTGCGGTTGCCGGATCTTATGCAGGCGTATGGGGAAGTGTTGTCGGGGCGGGGGCCGCAGGATCCGCCGGGGTTGTGA
- a CDS encoding hemolysin family protein, with translation MSVLQLLFAALLVLANGFFVGAEFALVSVRRSQIEPLGTARARQVLYGLEHLPQMMAAAQFGITVCSLTLGAVAEPTVAHILEPLFEWVHLPHAMIHPLGYVIALATVVFFHLVIGEMVPKNLAMAAPEKAALWLSPGLVAFARLCRPLTVALGACAQGILRLFRVEPKDEVEAVFTSVQLGRLVEDAGQAGLLDPEEQERLEDALELGSRPVTDVLLGRESLVTVPPSVTPGQIVELTARTGYSRFPVVADTGAFMGYLHVKDVLDLEDSERAVPQQVWRPMTTLRPELPLDDALTVMRRAATHLAQVADASGKVLGLVALEDVLELLVGEVTDPAHRELPRQALAS, from the coding sequence ATGAGCGTGCTCCAACTCCTGTTCGCCGCCCTGCTGGTGCTCGCCAACGGCTTCTTCGTCGGCGCCGAGTTCGCCCTGGTCTCCGTCCGCCGCAGCCAGATCGAGCCGCTCGGCACGGCCCGGGCACGGCAGGTGCTGTACGGCCTGGAACACCTGCCGCAGATGATGGCGGCGGCCCAGTTCGGCATCACCGTCTGCTCGCTGACCCTCGGCGCGGTCGCCGAGCCGACGGTCGCGCACATCCTGGAACCGCTCTTCGAGTGGGTCCACCTCCCGCACGCGATGATCCACCCGCTGGGCTATGTCATCGCGCTCGCGACCGTCGTCTTCTTCCACCTCGTCATCGGCGAGATGGTCCCGAAGAACCTGGCGATGGCCGCGCCCGAGAAGGCCGCGCTGTGGCTCAGCCCCGGCCTGGTCGCCTTCGCCCGCCTGTGCCGGCCCCTCACCGTCGCCCTCGGCGCCTGTGCGCAGGGCATCCTGCGGCTCTTCCGGGTCGAGCCCAAGGACGAGGTCGAGGCGGTCTTCACCAGCGTGCAGCTGGGCCGTCTCGTCGAGGACGCGGGACAGGCGGGCCTGCTCGACCCCGAGGAGCAGGAGCGTCTGGAGGACGCCCTGGAGCTGGGCTCCCGCCCGGTGACGGATGTGCTCCTCGGCCGCGAGTCCCTGGTGACGGTCCCGCCCTCGGTCACCCCGGGCCAGATCGTCGAGCTGACCGCCCGCACCGGCTACTCCCGCTTCCCGGTGGTGGCGGACACGGGCGCCTTCATGGGCTACCTGCACGTGAAGGACGTACTGGACCTGGAGGACTCGGAGCGTGCGGTCCCCCAGCAGGTCTGGCGCCCCATGACGACCCTCCGCCCCGAACTCCCCCTGGACGACGCCCTGACGGTGATGCGCCGAGCGGCCACGCATCTGGCACAGGTCGCGGACGCGTCGGGCAAGGTGCTGGGGCTGGTGGCGCTGGAGGACGTACTGGAGCTGCTGGTGGGGGAGGTCACGGACCCGGCGCACCGGGAGCTGCCCAGGCAGGCGTTGGCTTCATAG
- a CDS encoding hemolysin family protein, with product MTIPLLLLGAAFLLILANGFFVAAEFGLVTVERPEAEKAAAEGDRRARTVVESLKELSFQLSGTQLGITITSLVVGMLAEPALAALLHGPITALGIPEGAVSGVAVAVGMLMASAVQMVIGELVPKNWAVSRPLQVARFVAGPQHLFARVFRPVIAGLNSVANRLVRALGIEPTEELASARTPGELVSLARHSARAGTLEQDTADLFVRTLSLGELTAQHVMTPRVKVSALQSSATAEDVVNLTRATGLSRFPVYRERIDEVVGMVHLKDALAVPAADRLRTPVGRIARPALLVPETLPVRPLLTRLRSEQPIAVVVDEYGGTAGVVTLEDIVEELVGEVRDEHDDVLNEPPELAAAPAEDGRPAWDADGSCRVDILQRIGLDVPEGPYETVAGLVADLLGRIPVPGDKAELPGWRLSVRQVGHYRAERVRLVRTAPVVEAAR from the coding sequence ATGACCATCCCCCTGCTGCTCCTTGGCGCGGCATTCCTGCTGATCCTCGCCAACGGCTTCTTCGTGGCCGCCGAGTTCGGCCTGGTCACGGTCGAACGCCCGGAGGCCGAGAAGGCCGCCGCCGAGGGCGACCGCCGCGCCCGTACGGTCGTCGAGTCGCTGAAGGAACTCTCCTTCCAGCTCTCCGGCACCCAGCTCGGCATCACCATCACCTCCCTCGTCGTCGGCATGCTCGCCGAACCGGCGCTCGCGGCGCTGCTTCACGGCCCGATCACCGCGCTCGGCATCCCCGAGGGCGCGGTCTCCGGGGTCGCCGTAGCCGTCGGCATGCTGATGGCGTCGGCCGTGCAGATGGTGATCGGCGAACTCGTGCCCAAGAACTGGGCGGTGTCCCGCCCCTTGCAGGTCGCGCGGTTCGTCGCGGGCCCGCAGCACCTGTTCGCGCGGGTCTTCCGGCCGGTGATCGCCGGTCTGAACTCCGTCGCCAACCGTCTCGTCCGCGCGCTCGGCATCGAGCCCACCGAGGAGCTGGCCAGCGCCCGCACCCCCGGCGAACTCGTCTCCCTGGCCCGCCACTCCGCCCGGGCCGGCACGCTTGAACAGGACACCGCGGACCTCTTCGTCCGGACCCTGTCCCTCGGCGAGCTGACCGCGCAGCATGTGATGACCCCGCGCGTGAAGGTCAGCGCGCTCCAGTCGTCGGCGACCGCCGAGGACGTGGTCAACCTGACCCGCGCCACCGGCCTGTCCCGCTTCCCCGTCTACCGGGAGCGGATCGACGAGGTCGTCGGCATGGTTCACCTCAAGGACGCCCTCGCCGTCCCCGCGGCCGACCGGCTGCGCACCCCCGTCGGCCGGATCGCCCGCCCCGCCCTACTGGTCCCCGAGACCCTGCCGGTACGGCCCCTGCTCACCCGGCTGCGCAGCGAACAGCCCATCGCCGTCGTCGTCGACGAGTACGGCGGTACGGCCGGTGTGGTCACCCTGGAGGACATCGTCGAGGAGCTCGTCGGCGAGGTCCGCGACGAGCACGACGACGTGCTCAACGAACCCCCCGAACTCGCCGCCGCCCCCGCGGAGGACGGCAGGCCCGCCTGGGACGCCGACGGCAGCTGCCGCGTCGACATCCTCCAGCGGATAGGACTCGACGTGCCCGAGGGCCCGTACGAGACCGTCGCGGGCCTGGTCGCCGACCTGCTCGGCCGGATCCCGGTCCCCGGGGACAAGGCCGAACTGCCCGGCTGGCGTCTCTCGGTGCGCCAGGTCGGCCACTACCGCGCAGAACGGGTCCGCCTCGTGCGCACCGCCCCCGTGGTGGAGGCCGCCCGATGA
- a CDS encoding PH domain-containing protein, giving the protein MSDLPALPVTFRPARTRAVLLTAGTAIFVVITAVALLLEKLGPGERLSFVLTGALMFGVLALLARVKVVADTSGVTVVNIASTRRLDWAEIIQVNLRPGDPWVFLNLSDGTSLPALGIQPGIAKQRAIADARALRALVEASTTGDLP; this is encoded by the coding sequence ATGTCCGACCTCCCCGCACTTCCCGTCACCTTCCGGCCGGCCCGCACCCGGGCCGTCCTGCTCACCGCCGGTACCGCGATCTTCGTGGTGATCACCGCGGTGGCGCTGCTGCTGGAGAAGCTCGGCCCCGGCGAGCGCCTGAGCTTCGTCCTCACCGGGGCGCTCATGTTCGGCGTCCTGGCCCTGCTCGCCCGGGTCAAGGTGGTCGCCGACACGTCCGGCGTGACCGTCGTGAACATCGCCAGCACGCGTCGTCTCGACTGGGCCGAGATCATCCAGGTGAACCTGCGGCCCGGCGACCCCTGGGTCTTCCTCAACCTCAGCGACGGCACCAGCCTGCCCGCACTGGGCATCCAGCCGGGCATCGCCAAGCAGCGGGCCATCGCCGACGCCCGCGCCCTTCGGGCGCTCGTGGAAGCCAGCACCACGGGGGATCTGCCTTAG
- the hisG gene encoding ATP phosphoribosyltransferase, which yields MLRIAVPNKGSLSGPAAEMLHEAGYQQRRESKELRIVDPENEVEFFYLRPRDIAIYVSSGRLDIGITGLDLLIDSGANAEVILPLGFARSTFRFAAKPGTADGIEDLKGKTIATSYEGIVEGHLADKGIDASVVHLDGAVETAIELGVAEVIADVVETGTSLRNAGLEVFGEPIMKSEAVVIRRTGTDGEDPKVQQFLRRLQGVLVARTYVMMDYDCRVEQLEKAVALTPGLESPTVSPLHNEGWVAVRAMVPSKEAQRIMDDLYDIGARAILTTAIHACRL from the coding sequence ATGCTGCGCATCGCCGTCCCCAACAAGGGTTCCCTGTCAGGCCCTGCGGCGGAGATGCTGCATGAGGCCGGCTACCAGCAGCGCCGCGAGTCCAAGGAGCTGCGGATCGTCGACCCGGAGAACGAGGTCGAGTTCTTCTACCTCCGCCCCCGCGACATCGCGATCTACGTCTCCTCCGGCCGCCTCGACATCGGCATCACCGGCCTCGATCTGCTGATCGACTCCGGCGCCAACGCCGAGGTGATCCTCCCGCTCGGCTTCGCCCGCTCCACCTTCCGCTTCGCCGCCAAGCCCGGCACCGCGGACGGCATCGAGGACCTCAAGGGCAAGACGATCGCCACCTCCTACGAGGGCATCGTCGAGGGACACCTCGCCGACAAGGGCATCGACGCCTCCGTCGTCCACCTCGACGGCGCCGTCGAGACGGCCATCGAGCTCGGTGTCGCCGAGGTCATCGCCGACGTCGTCGAGACCGGCACCTCGCTGCGCAACGCCGGTCTTGAGGTCTTCGGCGAGCCGATCATGAAGTCCGAGGCCGTTGTGATCCGCCGGACCGGCACCGACGGCGAGGACCCCAAGGTGCAGCAGTTCCTGCGCCGCCTCCAGGGCGTCCTGGTGGCCCGGACGTACGTGATGATGGACTACGACTGCCGGGTCGAGCAGTTGGAGAAGGCCGTCGCCCTCACGCCGGGCCTGGAGTCCCCGACCGTCTCCCCGCTGCACAACGAGGGCTGGGTCGCCGTCCGCGCGATGGTCCCGTCCAAGGAAGCCCAGCGGATCATGGACGACCTGTACGACATCGGCGCGCGGGCCATCCTGACGACGGCCATCCACGCCTGCCGTCTCTGA
- a CDS encoding phosphoribosyl-ATP diphosphatase codes for MSKKTFEELFTELQHKAANGDPATSRTAELVEKGVHAIGKKVVEEAAEVWMAAEYEGKDAAAEEISQLLYHVQVMMVARGISLDDVYAHL; via the coding sequence ATGTCCAAGAAGACGTTCGAGGAGCTCTTCACCGAGCTCCAGCACAAGGCCGCCAACGGCGATCCCGCCACTTCCCGCACCGCGGAACTGGTCGAGAAGGGCGTTCACGCCATCGGCAAGAAGGTCGTCGAAGAGGCCGCCGAGGTCTGGATGGCCGCCGAGTACGAGGGCAAGGACGCGGCCGCCGAGGAGATCTCGCAGCTGCTGTACCACGTCCAGGTGATGATGGTCGCGCGCGGGATCTCCCTCGACGACGTCTACGCCCACCTCTGA
- the ribH gene encoding 6,7-dimethyl-8-ribityllumazine synthase: MSGKGAPELSVQGVGDLRVAVIAAQWHEKVMDGLVDGALRALHDLGIDEPTLLRVPGTWELPVVAKVLAGRGYDAVVALGVVIRGGTPHFEYVCQGVTQGLTQVSVETGVPVGFGVLTCDTEEQALDRAGLTGSNEDKGHEAVTAAVATAATLRSVSEPWR; encoded by the coding sequence GTGAGCGGCAAGGGTGCACCGGAACTGTCCGTACAGGGCGTGGGCGATCTGCGGGTCGCCGTCATCGCGGCGCAGTGGCACGAGAAGGTGATGGACGGCCTGGTGGACGGCGCCCTGCGCGCCCTGCACGACCTCGGCATCGACGAGCCGACCCTGCTCAGGGTGCCGGGCACCTGGGAGCTCCCGGTCGTCGCCAAGGTCCTCGCGGGCCGCGGCTACGACGCCGTCGTCGCCCTCGGCGTCGTCATCCGGGGCGGCACCCCGCACTTCGAGTACGTGTGCCAGGGCGTCACCCAGGGCCTCACCCAGGTCTCGGTCGAGACCGGCGTCCCCGTCGGCTTCGGCGTGCTCACCTGCGACACCGAGGAGCAGGCCCTGGACCGGGCCGGTCTGACCGGCTCCAACGAGGACAAGGGCCACGAGGCGGTGACCGCGGCCGTGGCGACCGCGGCCACCCTGCGTTCAGTATCTGAACCCTGGCGCTGA
- a CDS encoding bifunctional 3,4-dihydroxy-2-butanone-4-phosphate synthase/GTP cyclohydrolase II, with protein sequence MSTSPVLYSTDNIEDWSLDPVEQAIADIAAGRPVVVVDDEDRENEGDLVIAAEKATPEIVAFMMSECRGLICAPMEGEELDRLRIPQMVENNTESMKTAFTVTVDASGAHGVTTGISASDRSTTLQLLASGESGADDFVRPGHIFPLRAKPGGVLARNGHTEAAVDLARLAGLRPAGAIVEIAGEDGRMLRLPELIPFARKHGLTIISIEDLIAYRRSAEPTVRREAEVHLPTSHGTFTAYGYRSTVDGVEHVALVHGEIGDGEDVVVRVHSECLTGDVFGSLRCDCGPQLDAALDRIQEEGRGVVVYLRGHEGRGIGLLSKLRAYELQERGRDTLDANLELGLPADARDYAAGAQILEDLGVRSVRLMTNNPDKTDALVRHGIKVTDREPMPVTAGEHNLRYLRTKRDRMGHDLPWLEAAPAVSACANQ encoded by the coding sequence GTGAGCACCTCACCCGTTCTGTACAGCACCGACAACATCGAGGACTGGTCGCTCGACCCGGTCGAGCAGGCCATCGCCGACATCGCCGCCGGCCGCCCGGTCGTGGTCGTCGACGACGAGGACCGGGAGAACGAGGGCGACCTCGTCATCGCCGCCGAGAAGGCGACCCCCGAGATCGTCGCGTTCATGATGAGCGAGTGCCGCGGTCTGATCTGCGCCCCCATGGAGGGCGAGGAGCTGGACCGGCTGCGCATCCCGCAGATGGTCGAGAACAACACCGAGTCCATGAAAACCGCGTTCACAGTCACGGTGGACGCCTCGGGCGCTCACGGTGTGACCACCGGTATCTCGGCCTCGGACCGCTCGACCACGCTTCAGCTGCTGGCGAGCGGCGAGTCGGGGGCCGACGACTTCGTCCGCCCCGGCCATATCTTCCCGCTGCGCGCCAAGCCCGGCGGCGTCCTGGCCCGCAACGGCCACACCGAGGCCGCCGTCGACCTCGCCCGTCTCGCGGGCCTGCGCCCGGCCGGCGCCATCGTGGAGATCGCCGGCGAGGACGGCCGGATGCTCCGCCTCCCCGAGCTGATCCCGTTCGCCCGCAAGCACGGCCTGACGATCATCTCCATCGAGGACCTGATCGCCTACCGCCGCTCCGCCGAGCCCACCGTCCGCCGCGAGGCCGAGGTCCACCTGCCGACCTCCCACGGCACCTTCACGGCGTACGGCTACCGCTCCACCGTCGACGGCGTCGAGCACGTCGCCCTGGTGCACGGCGAGATCGGCGACGGCGAGGACGTCGTGGTCCGCGTCCACTCCGAGTGCCTCACCGGCGATGTCTTCGGCTCGCTGCGCTGCGACTGCGGCCCCCAGCTGGACGCCGCCCTGGACCGCATCCAGGAAGAAGGCCGAGGAGTGGTGGTCTACCTGCGCGGCCACGAGGGACGCGGCATCGGCCTGCTGTCCAAGCTGCGCGCCTACGAGCTCCAGGAGCGCGGCCGCGACACCCTGGACGCCAACCTGGAGCTCGGCCTGCCCGCCGACGCGCGGGACTACGCGGCCGGCGCCCAGATCCTCGAGGACCTCGGCGTGCGCAGCGTGCGCCTGATGACCAACAACCCCGACAAGACCGACGCGCTCGTGCGGCACGGCATCAAGGTCACCGACCGGGAGCCGATGCCCGTCACCGCGGGCGAGCACAACCTCCGGTACCTGCGCACCAAGCGGGACCGGATGGGACACGACCTGCCCTGGCTGGAGGCGGCCCCGGCCGTCTCCGCCTGCGCCAACCAGTAA